One genomic region from Spirochaetaceae bacterium encodes:
- the fliF gene encoding flagellar M-ring protein FliF — protein ESLRDRILIRLDTEGISYSLSANGTIINVENQQTARRARAILVREGLTPQNLDPWHLFDVNRWTTNQFLDNVNLQRSLTESLRQHIESLNDIDQAMVNLAVPRDRLFLQDQDPITVSVVITARPGSDITTNMHKIRGLNDLIQFAIPGLQADNITITDSFTGRRINDFAAYDIQSRLEQADIIRRQKEAEERDYLNRFRRQLSGMLSPDRIGFVNIEITNNTNQITRTGREITPIEITPQDPTAPFNTREVVHSILISEGAANVTFRGTGFNPEGPAGFEAQTPPAYQDLQNTTGFYDQSTFQRNFDTNVTEFEEIVSPSRRENIAVSVALDGTWTFDLNEDGTPVMLPDGSRSRTYHPIPAAELAQFQSLLEAAVNFDLASGDMVRVVNIQFDRTAQFMMEDEAFRRQLLVGNIIRFGGFGLLGLAVLFIAYRLVVRERERRRRAREEELARQHAAMREAALRSLEQEQAEAEINPIDQARATAQDHAMAMAREHPEEVAQLIKTWLSEES, from the coding sequence ATGAAAGTTTACGCGACCGTATTTTAATTAGGTTAGATACCGAAGGCATTAGTTATAGCCTTTCGGCTAACGGTACCATTATTAATGTAGAAAACCAGCAAACGGCACGGCGGGCTAGGGCCATTTTGGTGCGCGAAGGGCTTACCCCTCAAAACCTCGACCCTTGGCATTTATTTGATGTAAACCGCTGGACGACCAACCAATTTTTAGATAACGTTAATTTGCAGCGCAGCTTAACCGAATCGCTTAGGCAGCATATTGAAAGTCTTAACGATATTGACCAAGCGATGGTCAACTTAGCGGTGCCGCGCGACAGGTTATTTTTGCAAGACCAAGACCCCATCACCGTAAGTGTGGTTATTACGGCTAGGCCGGGCAGCGATATTACCACCAATATGCATAAAATACGCGGGCTTAACGATTTAATACAATTTGCCATACCGGGCTTACAGGCCGATAATATTACCATTACCGATAGTTTTACCGGCAGGCGTATTAACGACTTTGCCGCTTACGATATTCAAAGTAGGTTAGAGCAAGCCGATATTATCCGCCGGCAAAAAGAGGCCGAAGAGCGCGACTATCTTAACCGCTTTAGAAGGCAGCTTTCCGGTATGCTTTCGCCCGACCGGATTGGGTTTGTTAATATAGAAATTACTAACAACACCAACCAAATAACCCGCACCGGGCGCGAAATTACTCCTATCGAGATAACTCCGCAAGACCCAACGGCGCCCTTTAACACGCGCGAAGTTGTGCATAGTATTTTAATTAGCGAAGGAGCCGCTAACGTAACTTTTAGGGGCACCGGCTTTAATCCCGAAGGGCCGGCCGGCTTTGAGGCGCAAACGCCGCCGGCTTATCAAGATTTACAAAATACCACCGGTTTTTACGACCAAAGTACTTTTCAGCGTAACTTTGATACCAATGTTACCGAGTTTGAAGAAATTGTGTCGCCCAGCCGGCGTGAAAATATCGCCGTTTCGGTAGCTTTAGATGGTACATGGACGTTTGACCTTAACGAAGATGGCACACCGGTAATGCTGCCCGATGGCAGCCGCAGCCGTACCTATCACCCCATTCCGGCCGCCGAGTTAGCGCAATTTCAATCGCTTCTTGAGGCAGCGGTTAATTTTGATTTAGCCTCCGGCGATATGGTTCGGGTGGTTAATATTCAATTTGACCGCACCGCTCAATTTATGATGGAAGACGAAGCCTTTAGAAGGCAGCTGCTGGTAGGTAATATTATCCGCTTTGGCGGGTTTGGTTTACTGGGTTTAGCCGTTTTGTTTATCGCTTACCGTCTAGTTGTACGCGAACGCGAACGCCGCCGCCGAGCCCGCGAAGAAGAGCTGGCCCGCCAGCACGCCGCTATGCGCGAGGCAGCCTTGCGTAGCTTAGAGCAAGAGCAAGCGGAGGCCGAGATTAACCCGATTGACCAAGCTAGGGCAACGGCGCAAGACCACGCTATGGCTATGGCGCGTGAGCACCCCGAAGAGGTCGCCCAGTTAATTAAAACTTGGCTCTCAGAAGAAAGCTAG